From Erwinia sp. HDF1-3R, one genomic window encodes:
- the lpxH gene encoding UDP-2,3-diacylglucosamine diphosphatase: MSCTLFIADLHLCTEEPAITAGFLAFLRREAFHADALYILGDLFEAWIGDDDPQPLHAEIALALNALKQRGIPCYFIHGNRDFLLGKRFAAACGMTLLPQETVLELYGKRILIMHGDTLCTDDAGYQQFRRRVHQRWLQKLFLALPLSLRQRIAARMRSGSKQANSSKDVAIMDVNSAAVSESMSHHQVQYLIHGHTHRPAVHQLEVNGQPAERLVLGAWHTEGSMIRVSPDETALIAFPF; the protein is encoded by the coding sequence ATGTCCTGCACGCTGTTTATCGCAGATTTGCATCTCTGCACTGAAGAACCGGCAATCACTGCCGGTTTTCTTGCTTTTTTGCGCCGTGAAGCTTTCCACGCCGATGCGTTATATATTCTCGGCGATCTGTTTGAAGCCTGGATCGGCGACGACGACCCTCAGCCGCTGCATGCAGAAATCGCCCTTGCCCTTAATGCGCTAAAGCAGCGTGGCATTCCCTGCTACTTTATTCATGGCAACCGTGATTTCCTGCTGGGTAAGCGCTTTGCCGCCGCCTGCGGCATGACGCTCCTGCCCCAGGAGACGGTGCTGGAACTGTACGGTAAACGCATTCTGATTATGCATGGTGACACGCTCTGCACCGACGATGCAGGCTACCAGCAGTTTCGCCGCCGGGTTCATCAGCGCTGGCTGCAAAAACTGTTCCTTGCCCTACCCCTCTCTCTGCGCCAGCGCATTGCCGCGCGTATGCGATCCGGCAGTAAACAGGCTAACAGCAGTAAAGATGTCGCAATTATGGACGTCAATTCCGCTGCGGTCAGCGAGTCAATGTCGCATCATCAGGTGCAGTACCTGATACATGGCCATACCCACCGACCCGCCGTTCATCAGCTCGAGGTTAACGGTCAGCCCGCCGAGCGCCTGGTGCTGGGCGCATGGCACACCGAAGGCTCGATGATCCGCGTCAGCCCCGATGAAACGGCATTGATCGCTTTCCCCTTTTAG
- the purE gene encoding 5-(carboxyamino)imidazole ribonucleotide mutase, whose product MSSNAASARIAIVMGSKSDWATMQFAAEILTSLAVPFHCEVVSAHRTPDKLFSFAEQAQENGFQVIIAGAGGAAHLPGMLAAKTLVPVLGVPVQSAALSGVDSLYSIVQMPRGIPVGTLAIGKAGAANAALLAAQILALHDAGLATRLADWRKSQTDEVLNNPDPQVNP is encoded by the coding sequence ATGTCTTCCAACGCCGCATCGGCCCGCATTGCTATTGTTATGGGTTCCAAAAGTGACTGGGCAACCATGCAGTTTGCTGCGGAAATTCTCACCAGCCTGGCCGTCCCCTTTCACTGCGAAGTCGTTTCGGCCCACCGCACGCCGGACAAGCTCTTTAGCTTTGCCGAACAGGCGCAGGAAAATGGCTTTCAGGTGATTATTGCCGGTGCGGGCGGTGCGGCCCATCTTCCGGGTATGCTGGCCGCGAAGACGCTGGTGCCGGTCCTCGGCGTTCCGGTACAGAGTGCAGCCCTGAGCGGCGTCGATAGCCTTTACTCCATTGTGCAGATGCCGCGCGGTATCCCGGTCGGTACGCTGGCCATCGGCAAGGCGGGCGCGGCAAACGCAGCGCTGCTGGCTGCGCAGATCCTGGCGCTGCATGATGCAGGCCTGGCTACACGCCTCGCCGACTGGCGCAAAAGCCAGACCGACGAGGTGCTAAATAATCCAGACCCACAGGTGAACCCATGA